A stretch of the Streptomyces sp. WMMB303 genome encodes the following:
- a CDS encoding glycoside hydrolase family 38 C-terminal domain-containing protein: MHDDHRTVEDRLRRVLEERVRPAVHTYALPLTVARWEAPGEPVPAADAIAAPYRPSAVGETWGPAWGTTWFRVTGQVPHSWAGRTVEAVLDLGFERDMPGFQCEGLVHRADGEPVKGLHPRNSWVRLAEPAAGGEEVELYVEAASNPILNTPQTPTYQGDVRTAGSAPLYRLARMDLTVFEPQVWELALDLEVAGSLMRELPLEDARRWELLRALERALDALDLADVPGSAERARERLTAALGAPARASAHRVSAVGHAHIDSAWLWPLRETVRKVARTSSNMVALMDEHPGFVFAMSQAQQFAWLKEHRPEVYAKVARKVAEGRFVPVGGMWVESDTNMVGGEAMARQLGYGKKFFLEEFGIETKEVWLPDSFGYTAALPQLVKLSGSDWFLTQKISWSSTNPFPHHTFWWEGIDGTRVFTHFPPVDTYNATLSGEELAHAARNFREKGAASRSLVPFGHGDGGGGATREMLGRAARTRDLDGSPRVTVEKPAAFFEKARAEYPDAPVWQGELYLELHRGTYTSQAATKQGNRRSESLLHEAELWAATAAVRTGYAYPYAQLEELWKTVLLHQFHDILPGSSIAWVHREARRTYARVAEELTGIVEEAQRALVGRGERDVVFNGSPHTRRGVPAGGARPATESGAEHRTGAEGEETVTVTERTRGGWTLDNGLVRVEVDGRGLVVSAYDRRARREAVAPGCPANLLQLHPDLPNHWDAWDVDAFYRHTATDLTHADDVTLSAADGSSATVRARRSFGDSTAVQSVTLHAGSPLLLMEADVDWHESEKLLKAAFPLDVKADRSAAETQFGHVFRPTHTNTTWEAAKFEICAHRWLHVEEPGWGATLVNDSTYGHDVTRDIRADGGQTTTVRLSLLRAPRYPDPETDQGRHLMRYGLVPGATLWDAVREGHWINLPERTVPGDGSAVAPLITLDGDQGGQVVAETVKLADDGSGDVIVRLYESLGGRAGALLAPGFPVTSVSETDLLERPSAEPRAHHTVEEDGVRVALRPFQILTLRLGRSGEQ, translated from the coding sequence ATGCATGACGACCACCGCACCGTCGAGGACCGGCTGCGCCGGGTACTGGAGGAACGCGTACGGCCCGCCGTCCACACCTACGCGCTGCCGCTGACCGTCGCACGCTGGGAAGCGCCGGGAGAGCCCGTGCCCGCGGCGGACGCCATCGCGGCGCCCTACCGGCCGTCGGCCGTGGGCGAGACCTGGGGGCCGGCCTGGGGCACCACCTGGTTCCGGGTGACGGGTCAGGTGCCGCACAGCTGGGCGGGCCGCACCGTGGAGGCCGTACTCGACCTGGGCTTCGAGCGGGACATGCCGGGGTTCCAGTGCGAGGGGCTGGTGCACCGGGCGGACGGCGAGCCCGTCAAGGGGCTGCATCCGCGCAACTCCTGGGTGCGGCTTGCGGAGCCGGCAGCCGGGGGTGAGGAGGTCGAGCTGTACGTCGAGGCGGCCTCCAACCCGATCCTCAACACGCCGCAGACACCGACCTACCAGGGAGATGTCCGCACGGCCGGCAGCGCTCCGCTGTACCGGTTGGCGCGGATGGACCTGACGGTCTTCGAGCCGCAGGTGTGGGAGCTGGCTCTGGACCTGGAGGTGGCGGGCTCCCTGATGCGCGAGCTGCCGCTGGAGGACGCCCGCCGCTGGGAGCTGCTGCGCGCCCTGGAGCGGGCGCTGGACGCGCTGGATCTCGCCGACGTGCCCGGCAGCGCGGAGCGGGCGCGGGAGCGGCTGACGGCGGCGCTGGGCGCTCCCGCACGGGCCTCTGCGCACCGGGTCAGCGCGGTGGGACACGCGCACATCGACTCGGCATGGCTGTGGCCGCTGCGCGAGACGGTGCGCAAGGTGGCCCGGACCTCCTCCAACATGGTCGCGCTGATGGACGAGCATCCCGGCTTCGTCTTCGCCATGTCGCAGGCCCAGCAGTTCGCCTGGCTCAAGGAGCACCGGCCCGAGGTGTACGCCAAGGTCGCGCGCAAGGTCGCCGAGGGCCGTTTCGTCCCGGTGGGCGGGATGTGGGTCGAGTCGGACACCAACATGGTGGGCGGCGAGGCCATGGCGCGGCAGCTCGGCTACGGGAAGAAGTTCTTCCTGGAAGAGTTCGGCATCGAGACGAAGGAGGTGTGGCTGCCCGACTCCTTCGGATACACCGCGGCGCTGCCGCAACTGGTGAAGCTCTCCGGTTCCGACTGGTTCCTGACCCAGAAGATCTCCTGGAGCAGCACCAACCCCTTCCCGCACCACACCTTCTGGTGGGAGGGCATCGACGGCACCCGGGTCTTCACCCACTTCCCGCCGGTCGACACCTACAACGCGACGCTCAGCGGCGAGGAGCTGGCGCACGCGGCGCGCAACTTCCGCGAGAAGGGCGCCGCCTCGCGCTCCCTGGTGCCGTTCGGCCACGGCGACGGCGGTGGGGGCGCGACCCGCGAGATGCTGGGGCGCGCGGCACGTACCCGTGATCTGGACGGCTCGCCGCGGGTCACGGTCGAGAAGCCCGCAGCGTTCTTCGAGAAGGCGCGGGCGGAGTATCCCGACGCACCGGTGTGGCAGGGCGAGCTCTATCTGGAGCTGCACCGGGGCACCTACACCTCGCAAGCCGCCACCAAGCAGGGCAACCGGCGGTCCGAGTCCCTGCTGCACGAGGCCGAGCTGTGGGCGGCCACTGCCGCTGTGCGCACCGGGTACGCCTATCCGTACGCGCAGCTCGAGGAGCTGTGGAAGACGGTGCTGCTGCACCAGTTCCACGACATCCTGCCGGGGTCGTCCATCGCCTGGGTGCACCGCGAGGCCCGCCGGACGTATGCGCGGGTCGCCGAGGAGCTGACAGGGATCGTCGAGGAGGCCCAGCGGGCGCTCGTCGGGCGCGGGGAGCGCGACGTCGTCTTCAACGGCTCCCCGCACACCCGTCGTGGCGTCCCGGCGGGCGGCGCCCGGCCCGCCACCGAGAGCGGCGCCGAGCACCGGACCGGCGCCGAGGGCGAGGAGACGGTGACCGTGACCGAGCGGACACGCGGCGGCTGGACGCTGGACAACGGGCTGGTGCGGGTGGAGGTGGACGGCCGCGGACTGGTCGTCTCCGCGTACGACCGGCGCGCCCGGCGGGAGGCCGTGGCCCCCGGCTGCCCGGCCAACCTCCTCCAGCTCCACCCCGATCTGCCCAACCACTGGGACGCCTGGGACGTCGACGCGTTCTACCGGCACACGGCCACCGATCTGACGCACGCCGACGACGTGACCCTCTCCGCTGCGGACGGCAGCAGCGCCACCGTCCGGGCCCGCCGCTCCTTCGGCGACTCGACCGCGGTGCAGTCGGTGACCCTGCACGCGGGCAGTCCTCTGCTGCTGATGGAGGCCGACGTCGACTGGCACGAGAGCGAGAAGCTGCTCAAGGCGGCGTTCCCGCTGGACGTGAAGGCCGACCGGTCGGCTGCCGAAACCCAGTTCGGACACGTCTTCCGGCCCACCCACACCAACACCACGTGGGAGGCGGCGAAGTTCGAGATCTGCGCCCACCGCTGGCTGCACGTGGAGGAGCCGGGCTGGGGCGCGACGCTGGTCAACGACTCCACCTATGGGCATGACGTCACCCGGGACATCCGCGCCGACGGGGGCCAGACCACCACGGTGCGGCTGTCGCTGCTGCGCGCGCCCCGCTATCCGGACCCGGAGACGGACCAGGGCCGTCACCTGATGCGCTACGGGCTGGTACCGGGCGCGACCCTGTGGGACGCGGTGCGCGAGGGGCACTGGATCAACCTGCCCGAGCGGACCGTGCCGGGGGACGGCAGCGCCGTCGCCCCGCTGATCACGCTCGACGGCGACCAGGGCGGCCAGGTCGTCGCCGAGACGGTGAAACTGGCGGACGACGGCAGCGGCGACGTGATCGTGCGCCTCTACGAGTCGCTGGGCGGCCGGGCCGGCGCACTGCTGGCGCCCGGCTTCCCCGTCACGTCGGTGAGCGAGACGGACCTGCTGGAGCGGCCGTCGGCCGAGCCGCGGGCGCACCACACGGTGGAGGAGGACGGGGTCCGGGTGGCGCTGCGGCCCTTCCAGATCCTCACGCTGCGTCTGGGGCGTTCCGGGGAACAGTGA
- a CDS encoding response regulator transcription factor, with protein sequence MKLLLVEDDDRVAAALSAVLARHGFEVTHVRSGAEALQELLVGGQEGPCFAVVLLDLGLPDQDGFEVCGRIRRTSSTPVIMVTARADVRSRIHGLNLGADDYVVKPYDMGELLARIHAVSRRTAVEETPPPGERTASQGPDESGTLRLGAVTIELPTRQVRVDGAPVPLTRKEFDLLALLAQRPGVVFRREQIISEVWRTSWEGTGRTLEVHVASLRSKLRQPTLIETVRGVGYRMTARAD encoded by the coding sequence GTGAAACTGCTGCTCGTCGAGGACGACGACCGCGTGGCCGCGGCGCTCTCCGCGGTGCTGGCGCGGCACGGCTTCGAGGTCACCCATGTACGCAGCGGCGCCGAGGCGCTCCAGGAGCTCCTCGTGGGCGGTCAGGAGGGACCCTGCTTCGCCGTCGTCCTGCTCGACCTCGGCCTGCCCGACCAGGACGGCTTCGAGGTGTGTGGCCGTATCCGCCGCACCAGCTCCACCCCGGTGATCATGGTGACCGCGCGCGCCGATGTGCGCTCCCGTATACACGGCCTCAACCTCGGCGCGGACGACTACGTGGTCAAGCCCTACGACATGGGAGAGCTGCTGGCCCGGATCCACGCCGTCAGCCGCCGCACGGCGGTCGAAGAGACGCCCCCGCCCGGCGAGCGCACCGCCTCCCAGGGGCCGGACGAGAGCGGCACGCTGCGGCTGGGCGCCGTGACCATCGAGTTGCCCACCCGGCAGGTCCGGGTGGACGGCGCACCCGTACCGCTCACCCGCAAGGAGTTCGACCTGCTGGCGCTGCTGGCCCAGCGGCCCGGTGTCGTCTTCCGGCGCGAGCAGATCATCAGCGAGGTCTGGCGGACGAGCTGGGAGGGCACCGGGCGCACCCTGGAGGTGCACGTGGCCTCGCTCCGCTCGAAACTGCGGCAGCCGACCCTGATCGAGACGGTGCGCGGGGTGGGCTACCGCATGACCGCCCGGGCCGACTGA
- a CDS encoding amino acid ABC transporter ATP-binding protein, whose translation MSEVSVTKDAGGPEPATDKLVVLDNINKHFGALHVLQDIDLTIARGEVVVVIGPSGSGKSTLCRTINRLETVDSGSITIDDKPLPEEGRELAKLRADVGMVFQSFNLFAHKTVLENVTLGQTKVRRTDKQTAEQKGRALLDRVGVGNQADKYPAQLSGGQQQRVAIARALAMDPKVMLFDEPTSALDPEMINEVLEVMQQLARDGMTMVVVTHEMGFARSAANRVVFMADGRIVEEATPEQFFSNPRSDRAKDFLSKILHH comes from the coding sequence ATGAGCGAAGTATCGGTGACCAAGGACGCAGGCGGTCCCGAGCCCGCGACCGACAAGCTGGTCGTACTGGACAACATCAACAAGCACTTCGGTGCGCTGCACGTCCTCCAGGACATTGACCTGACCATCGCGCGCGGCGAGGTCGTCGTCGTCATCGGCCCCTCGGGGTCGGGCAAGTCCACACTGTGCCGCACCATCAACCGGCTGGAGACCGTCGACTCGGGCAGCATCACGATCGACGACAAGCCGCTGCCCGAGGAGGGCAGGGAACTGGCGAAGCTCCGTGCCGACGTCGGCATGGTCTTCCAGTCCTTCAACCTCTTCGCGCACAAGACGGTGCTGGAGAACGTCACGCTGGGCCAGACCAAGGTCCGCAGGACGGACAAGCAGACGGCGGAGCAGAAGGGCCGCGCGCTGCTGGACCGGGTCGGCGTCGGCAACCAGGCCGACAAGTACCCCGCCCAGCTCTCCGGCGGCCAGCAGCAGCGCGTCGCAATCGCCCGGGCTCTGGCGATGGACCCGAAGGTGATGCTCTTCGACGAGCCGACCTCGGCCCTCGACCCCGAGATGATCAATGAAGTCCTGGAGGTCATGCAGCAACTGGCCCGGGACGGAATGACCATGGTCGTCGTCACCCATGAGATGGGATTCGCGCGTTCGGCGGCGAACCGCGTGGTCTTCATGGCGGACGGCCGGATCGTGGAGGAAGCCACCCCCGAGCAGTTCTTCAGCAACCCGCGCAGCGACCGCGCCAAGGACTTCCTCTCGAAGATCCTGCACCACTGA
- a CDS encoding glutamate ABC transporter substrate-binding protein: MKFHKTAAAAAAVLALAATAACGGKEGSAGDKPKDQTDEKALPTYEVAKDVKVDSAVLKKAQKRGKIVIGAKADQPYLGFQDQSTKKYSGFDIEMAKMIAADLGFTPKQIEWKTVDSGARETTVSKGDVDLMIGTYTINDERKKQIDFAGPYFHAGASLLVRKDEKEVTGPESVKGKKVCSIVGSTPLQVIKKPKYGAEVTELSKYSECVSQLLDGQVDAVTTDDAILMGYAAQNPGKLKVVGKPFSDEPYGVGLKKGDAALQKAVADSIKKHEDNGDYKKAYDATLGKSGSKFKTPPEITEK, from the coding sequence ATGAAGTTCCACAAGACCGCCGCGGCGGCAGCCGCCGTACTGGCTCTCGCCGCCACCGCGGCCTGCGGTGGCAAAGAGGGCTCCGCGGGCGACAAGCCCAAGGACCAGACGGACGAGAAGGCGCTCCCCACCTACGAGGTCGCCAAGGACGTCAAGGTCGACTCGGCCGTCCTCAAGAAGGCCCAGAAGCGCGGGAAGATCGTCATCGGCGCCAAGGCCGACCAGCCCTACCTCGGCTTCCAGGACCAGTCGACCAAGAAGTACTCCGGCTTCGACATCGAGATGGCCAAGATGATCGCGGCCGATCTCGGCTTCACGCCCAAGCAGATCGAGTGGAAGACGGTCGACTCCGGCGCCCGTGAGACCACGGTCTCCAAGGGCGACGTCGATCTGATGATCGGCACCTACACGATCAACGACGAGCGCAAGAAGCAGATCGACTTCGCCGGCCCGTACTTCCACGCCGGCGCCTCGCTGCTCGTCCGCAAGGACGAGAAGGAGGTCACCGGACCGGAGTCGGTCAAGGGCAAGAAGGTCTGCTCCATCGTCGGCTCGACGCCGCTGCAGGTCATCAAGAAGCCCAAGTACGGCGCCGAGGTCACCGAGCTGAGCAAGTACTCCGAGTGCGTCTCGCAGCTCCTCGACGGCCAGGTCGACGCGGTCACCACGGACGACGCGATCCTGATGGGCTACGCGGCGCAGAACCCCGGCAAGCTCAAGGTCGTCGGCAAGCCCTTCTCCGACGAGCCCTACGGCGTCGGCCTGAAGAAGGGCGACGCCGCGCTGCAGAAGGCCGTCGCCGACTCGATCAAGAAGCACGAGGACAACGGCGACTACAAGAAGGCGTACGACGCGACGCTGGGCAAGTCCGGCTCCAAGTTCAAGAC
- a CDS encoding HAMP domain-containing sensor histidine kinase, which produces MRTRLLPLLIVLLAGVLLALGFPLALSQAQAEQQRVVVDRIDDTARFASLAQFVTSTSAPDERRATLQHELDRYHDLYGIRAGVFYRDGRTMAASPATWRIPGEDKAAGPEGRPDGARAFAEALAGRRSHDPPQVWPWQSDGRIAVASPVIRDGDVAAVVLTDSPTGPMRSRTLRGWLAIAVGEAAAMLLALGAALRLTGWVLKPVRTLDRAAHEIATGKLTSRVVASVGPPELRRLAHSFNEMAGNLESVLEQQRAFVADASHQLRNPLSALLLRIELLALELPEGNEEMASVRAEGKRLARVLDDLLDLALAEHSGSAHVQLTDVAEIAAERVAAWRPTAEHSGVELRLEGQTAATGWADPVALSSGLDAVVDNAVKFTPEGGTVTVTVHAEGDSVTVETADGGPGLTDEELERVGDRFWRSGRHQNVSGSGLGLSITRALLAGGGAGLSFAHHEPRGLRVLITVPRNAPDAA; this is translated from the coding sequence GTGCGCACCCGCCTCCTTCCGCTCCTCATCGTCCTGCTGGCCGGGGTCCTGCTGGCCCTGGGCTTCCCGCTGGCGTTGAGCCAGGCGCAGGCCGAGCAGCAGCGGGTGGTCGTCGACCGGATCGACGACACCGCCCGGTTCGCCTCACTCGCGCAATTCGTCACCTCCACCAGCGCACCGGACGAGCGTCGCGCCACCCTCCAGCACGAACTCGACCGCTACCACGACCTCTACGGCATCCGCGCCGGCGTCTTCTACCGCGACGGCCGCACCATGGCGGCCTCCCCCGCCACCTGGCGGATACCCGGCGAGGACAAGGCGGCCGGGCCGGAGGGGCGACCCGACGGCGCACGCGCCTTCGCCGAGGCGCTGGCCGGGCGCCGCAGCCACGACCCGCCCCAGGTGTGGCCCTGGCAGAGCGACGGCCGGATCGCCGTCGCCTCCCCCGTCATCCGGGACGGCGATGTGGCCGCGGTGGTGCTGACCGACTCGCCCACCGGACCGATGCGGTCGCGGACCCTGCGCGGCTGGCTGGCCATCGCCGTCGGGGAGGCGGCCGCCATGCTGCTGGCCCTCGGCGCCGCGCTGCGCCTGACCGGCTGGGTGCTCAAGCCGGTCCGGACCCTGGACCGGGCCGCCCACGAGATCGCCACCGGAAAGCTCACCTCCCGCGTCGTCGCCTCGGTGGGACCTCCGGAGCTGCGCAGGCTCGCGCACTCCTTCAACGAGATGGCCGGCAACCTGGAGAGCGTGCTGGAGCAGCAGCGCGCTTTCGTCGCCGACGCCTCGCACCAGTTGCGCAACCCGCTCTCGGCGCTGCTGCTGCGTATCGAACTGCTCGCGCTGGAGCTGCCCGAGGGCAACGAGGAGATGGCGTCGGTGCGGGCGGAGGGCAAGCGGCTGGCGAGGGTGCTGGACGACCTGCTCGACCTGGCGCTGGCCGAGCATTCGGGCAGCGCGCACGTGCAGCTCACCGACGTCGCCGAGATCGCTGCCGAGCGGGTCGCCGCCTGGCGGCCCACCGCGGAGCACAGCGGAGTGGAGCTGAGGCTCGAGGGACAGACGGCGGCGACCGGGTGGGCCGACCCGGTGGCGCTCTCCAGCGGGCTGGACGCCGTGGTCGACAACGCGGTGAAGTTCACCCCGGAGGGCGGCACCGTCACGGTCACCGTCCACGCCGAGGGCGACAGCGTGACCGTCGAGACGGCCGACGGCGGCCCCGGGCTGACCGACGAGGAACTGGAGCGCGTGGGCGACCGCTTCTGGCGCAGCGGCCGCCACCAGAACGTCTCCGGCTCGGGGCTCGGCCTCTCCATCACCCGAGCCCTGCTCGCCGGGGGCGGTGCCGGGCTGTCCTTCGCGCACCACGAGCCGCGGGGGCTGCGGGTGCTGATCACTGTTCCCCGGAACGCCCCAGACGCAGCGTGA